The following coding sequences are from one Rhinoraja longicauda isolate Sanriku21f chromosome 35, sRhiLon1.1, whole genome shotgun sequence window:
- the LOC144610006 gene encoding palmitoyltransferase ZDHHC17, translating to MQPPAPLPQPGPAAGLAQSLRSGDTTQCSRCLQRDPSLLHTRGWNGLTPLHQAALCGHMDLAYLLLDLGADTNLPNDAGETPFHFACRRGDVYIMDRMVKNGADVKLLDRQGKTALHQAVSGGCIAAIRYLEEMGCFSFLDSDKLLQTPLHIATSIGNEDVVKYLLRGMRCHTAEIDSWGMTPLHVAAHTGSVAICWLLVAETGTSNLQVQNKDGLTPLDLAKRGKTHRHQEVAKILTEFNKKAQNGKPKEPIGLYYGSLFHPAILSSFIFVIASQLGEYGGIFSAVAFAVLIRMTFFQYHRISHYSRWPNPVYLGTFAAGILHSLYCFYSKILPALWPAKLLLCFVTLQATLLFWMFMKLLTKDPGNLHKSDFGTKSLTVTHLIGTKQNPSCFCIYCEIVQPEGTKHCRLCNSCMENFDHHCLFLMKCVAKNNQRLFILFLLEIIGSHLTFVLSALYALHLQYDLTFEVFLEVVGCQPWVMGLALMNTATVLWEVVVLKAQLMAISTNSATTRKDRASGTDFTWSHFVKSVTAFLIFGKRIQNSHRNLSSHF from the exons ATGCAGCCGCCGGCTCCCCTCCCTCAGCCCGGTCCCGCGGCCGGCCTGGCGCAGTCACTGCGGagcggagacaccacccagtgcAGCCGCTGTCTACAGCGGGACCCCAGCCTCCTCCACACCCGGG GTTGGAATGGGCTCACACCGCTGCACCAGGCTGCACTGTGTGGCCACATGGACTTGGCGTATCTGCTGCTGGACCTCGGGGCAGACACCAACCTCCCGAACGATGCCGGAGAGACACCCTTTCACTTTGCCTGCAG ACGTGGGGATGTCTACATAATGGACCGGATGGTGAAGAATGGAGCAGACGTTAAGTTGCTGGATCGCCAAGGGAAGACAGCGCTGCACCAGGCAGTGTCAGGTGGCTGCAT AGCCGCCATCCGGTACCTGGAGGAGATGGGTTGCTTCAGCTTCCTCGACTCGGACAAGCTCCTGCAAACACCTCTGCACATCGCCACATCCATCGGCAATGAGGACGTTGTTAAATACTTGCTGAGAGGAATG AGGTGCCATACGGCCGAGATTGACTCGTGGGGAATGACTCCGCTGCACGTGGCTGCTCACACAGGGTCGGTGGCCATCTGCTGGCTGCTGGTGGCCGAGACTGGGACCAGCAACCTGCAGGTGCAAAATAAAGATGGACTCACCCCCCTGGACTTGGCAAAGCGAGGAAAAACACACAG ACACCAGGAAGTTGCAAAGATTTTGACTGAATTTAATAAGAAAGCACAGAATGGGAAGCCCAAGGAGCCAATTG GTCTGTACTATGGCAGCCTGTTTCACCCTGCGATTCTCAGCTCATTCATATTTGTTATTGCCAGCCAGCTCGGGGAATATGGGGGTATTTTCAGTGCAGTTGCTTTCGCTGTTCTCATCAGGATGACCTTTTTCCAGTACCACCGGATCTCCCATTACTCCAG GTGGCCCAACCCGGTGTATCTCGGCACCTTTGCTGCAGGAATCCTTCATTCTTTGTACTGTTTCTACAGCAAGATCCTACCAG CTCTCTGGCCAGCTAAGCTGCTGCTGTGTTTCGTGACTCTGCAGGCTACTCTTTTGTTCTGGATGTTCATGAAACTGCTGACCAAGGACCCTGGGAATCTGCACAAGTCTGACTTTGGGACCAAGAGTTTGACCGTCACTCACCTGATAGGAACCAAGCAGAATCCATCTTGTTTCTGCATTTACTGTGAG ATTGTTCAGCCAGAAGGAACGAAGCATTGCAGGCTCTGCAACAGTTGCATGGAAAACTTTGATCACCACTGCCTCTTCCTCATGAAATGTGTGGCAAAAAATAACCAGAGACTGTTCATTCTGTTCCTGCTGGAGATCATTGGCTCTCATCTGACCTTCGTATTGTCGGCTCTGTACGCCTTACACCTTCAGTACGACCTGACCTTTGAGGTGTTTCTCGAGGTTGTTGGTTGCCAGCCTTGGGTGATGGGTTTGGCCCTGATGAACACGGCCACCGTGCTGTGGGAGGTTGTGGTGCTGAAGGCCCAGCTGATGGCCATCTCCACCAACTCTGCCACCACCCGCAAGGACAGAGCGAGCGGCACGGACTTCACCTGGAGCCACTTTGTGAAAAGCGTTACGGCCTTTCTCATCTTTGGCAAGAGGATCCAAAACAGCCACAGAAACCTCTCAAGCCACTTTTAA